The region GATTTGATATATTGCTGCctataaaatagtttttaacagttattctaaatttaaaaataactgtTAAAACTGTGCCTTGGCCCAAAGTTgtgtgtaatataaaattatatgtaattcgCTAATCGTGTTTACAAGAGGGCCAAGATGTGACATAAATGGATTCAATATCAACGCTCAAAACGGAACGTTATTTGCTACAAAgcctaataatttttttagcaTAAACTTTAATTGTACAGTTAACTTTCatatttctaagaaataaGTGGCTTTGAAGATATCCGCTATAAACTTACATAATaaacatttaagaaaatacTTTAAGcaattatgtacaaaatatgagagataaataatatgatacatatttttactgttttttattattataaacccTTCAAACATAGTTTtcgaaagtatttaatttattaaggtTTTAACTATacacatttattaaaaaattaaaatatgtcaAAAATTACTCTTTCTGAATTTAAAGCATAGGtggtatatattctttttctccttctaaTTTCTTCAGTTTCCTTTGAGCTCCATGTATACTAAGGagtttttccatattttccttttcctttgcTTCCATTTCTTCTATCCGTagttctatttcttcttcattttcaaagAAAGTTAGAAATCGTTCttgttttttcatttcttccttcaatttgtttatttccaGCAGTTTGGCCTCTCGATTTATTTCCTCTATCTGTTTATCTAGTATTAATTGTCTTTTTCCTTCCCATTCAgtatatttctgaaatattaagcaaaataataaataatagatttaattaatattccttttgtactttttaatgtattttcaatTACCTGTAACTGATCGTTTATATCTATATCGTGTTGCTTTTCAACTGCagatttaacattattttctagtgcttcaattaaattatccttacacaaattcttttcttttaacacATTGACTTCTGACATTAATTGTTCAAATTCATTTGTTGCTTTTTCTTTATGTACTTTTCCTTTGTCATTTTCAATTAAGTCAAAAACTTCATTGTAAACAATGTCTCCTTCGACTTCATTTAACCATTGTTTTATTGACTTTGATGcatcttgatattttttatataatattagacCTCTCAGTTGACAAGTCCTTCCTAGTGTATTGTTCATAAAGTTTCCCTGGAAAGCCAGTGTTTTTCCAATTAAATCAATTGGATCAGTAAGATCAAAATGGTCATCAAAAAAAGGATTTCTAAGATAATTCacacgtatttttatttcttctttagtATCTTCTATTGGTTCTGATGGTTTTTGCCACGTATCTGTATgttctaaatatttatgacaaGCATATATAGATAGTGCATTAGTTATCAAGTTGTCAGTATCTTCTTGTAACATAGGCAAAATTGCAACTTTTGCAGCACTGGCATAatcctctttttttatatatgcatCCATAAGCATGTTATAACACACATAATCAGGAAAAATACCATATTTAAGTCTATCATGTAACACATTCATAAGTTGTTCAGTAAGAtcattatcaaataaatatcttatgaCAGCATGATGCGTTGAATCTAAGGTATTTGTTGTTTCTGCACTTTTTCGTAGTTTCTGGATTATACTCAATAATTCTTCTACCTGATCTTTGCTTTGTATggtatttgcaaatatatctATGTCTATGGCACTAACTTTTCCAtcaacataaaatttattgtccAAGGTTATAAATAAATCCTCCGGTTTGTATTTTTGGAGTAACGGAAATTGCAGACGAGCTTTCCATGCATTCTCGCACCGGTACACTTCTGATAAAAAAGATCGTTTTTGCACCGCAGTTCTGTGGAACTCATGATACAATTTTCTACCAGacctaaatattttcaacattttatacTCTattttttgtcattagatCATACTCTTGAAAAGGTAGCtttgatatctttttatttgcgCAATCAAATCAAACAGAAAGGttacaattacaattgtaatataatgtataaaaagaagtaTGTTACGTTGTTTTAAATGTGCacagtattaataaaatcaagctgtaattcttatttatgcgtttctatttacattatccattataaactattttatatatttcccaAAATTTTGAGAGTACTTTCAACATAAACACATTTGATTTCAATGAATCCAACTGCATGTAGTCAGCTGCTATCGCGCATACGCATGTGGTGAACTCTCGGATATTTAAGCTACGTATGcgtgtatttataaatatatagtatgtatatataattagagaacagtatattttgtattagaTCAAAATCATTTTTAGTCATTGTTTGGAAGATAAAAGATACTTTCTAGAATGGTGAggaatataaatgaatttgcAAATTATCACGTTATAAAGGTTATGTTATCCATGATATGCGATAGTTGCaaagacgaattaaaaattttttcagTATTCGATAGTTAATAAAACTGAAAATGCTCATGAAGATAGCATTTGGACCTGTGCTTGGGGCtgtttaaagaagaaaaaggaattgCAGCAGGATAATGAAGATTCACGGTAATTAATTtcgatgtattttttatcatatatatactcctgtataattttcttcattaTATGGCAGTGAATCGATGCAGTTTAATGGGAATGAGACAGTGGAATATTTAGTAACCGGTTCAGTCGATGATGCCGTCAAAGTTTGGGAACAAAAAGACAAAAGTTTAcaactaaaatataaattaactgGTCATTCACTTGGTGTGGTATCTGTTGCAGTTAATTCAGATGGTTCAagtgaataattaataaaaacacaaaattatttgcatgcattttattttaatgaatatgtTAATGTTAGCAGAGCAATATGATATGTACACACATGCTTTCAGAATGTGCATCAAGTTCATTAGACTCGAGTTTAAAACTATGGAATCTGCAAACAGGAGAGAAAATATCAAGCATTGAAGTAGGTCCTGTAGATATTTGGACAGTGGTATTTTCTCCAGATGATAAATTCATTGTATCTGGTAGTCATTCAggtaaaatacatttatatggAACAGACAGTGGTAAACAAGAACAAACTTTAGATACCAGAggtggaaaatttatattgagCGTTGcctatgtatgtattttaaatatttatattgtataattttgtgcaaaaataacagaagatagtttttttattatataattacttattttagaGCCCTGATGGTAAATACATTGCTAGTGGTGCAATTGATGggattatcaatatttttgatgTTACATATGGAAAAGTTTTACGTACATTGGAAggtaataacaaattttgttaataagtTATTGatgatttacaattattaatatgtatttgaaatattttaggtCATGCAATGCCTATCAGGTCTCTTTGTTTTTCACCAGATTCTCAATTACTTCTTACCGCATCAGATGATGGACATATGAAACTGTATGACGTGTAAGTACTTCATAGTTTCAATTCgcataaaatagaaatatgattaaaacattgaaatattaatatattcctttttattcttacATATAGGAAAGATGCTAATTTAGCAGGAACTATGTCAGGTCATGCCTCATGGGTACTTGGTGTTGCTTTTGCTCCAAATGGTCAACAGTTTGCATCTAGTAGTTCAGATCATACAGTTAAAGTATGGGAACTAGCCCAAAGACAATGCTTACATACATTTAATGAACACAATGATCAGGTgagatattgtattatatatagcattatggaaattttattgtaaatttacaaAGCAGAAAAAGTAATCTGCGATTTGGAGTTGTGAGCATTTTACTTTTCTAGGTATGGGCTGTAAAGTACAATCCACAAAGAAATAACATGATTGCATCAGTATCTGAAGATAAATCCATTAACCTTTACGAATGTCCATTATatgacaaataaatttttgtataaatataaatgtttcaatatgaatataatattaaacaaaatagatattagtatttataaattttattgtactgtaattattaatatacaaatcaTTAAGATGTCTGCCGAATCTAAAATACAGTATAACAAAAGATGAATACTTAAGATCTAAGTAAAAGACGAAGATTACAAAAGAACCCTGAAAAGGAATTCTGGTGTACAGATCAAATCCTgtatgaagaaaaaaatataaaggtaCCCTGATGTGGTTCCAAGTTGGAAGGGTTAAATCTAATTAACTCGAACTGGAACAGGGTATAAGACTTGTGTaacaaatacgtaaataaTGAATAGTAAAATCTATTCTATATCGTGTCAAACAGTTTccttctaatgaaatttcagatcGATCGGGTGCATGTAGAAGGGAAGATGACGCGATATAGAAACAAACTTAAAGTATCGTACGCATTAAATGCTTCGAACAATAgtaaattttccaatgaaactAGAAAACAAATGAGAACGtatgaaagtaatattattaaacgtcATGCCAATACCTTAAACCTTCCGatctataaatacataattgatCCGTACACACTCTTAATTGTAGCTACATGTATTTTAGAAAGGGTAACAATCGAATCAGTAGACACTTGTTACATGCAAATcgattttttatgtaatacatatatgACCAAAATAGAAGCTATTTTAACTGTAAATTTTCAAGTAGACTAGAAACTTAAAGTAAGggtttacaaaattttgtctCTTCACATAATGCCAGTTTAGCGTTACTTAGACCGCTACATCGATATAAACATCATTACTGCTTTTGTCGTAACATTCTGTTGCGCTGAAAATGTCCAAGTTTCGTCCAAATCTTCATCATGTTTCTATCAGtctttaaaaagtaattagaCTTTGTATTCAATTAAAAGAATACAAATGAGTTTACGATGGAAACAAAATACAGATCTTATTCCTTGCAAATTTATCTATTACGAAGATGTACAGCGACATATTTCCATATACATCATGAGTCGTAATGCATATCACTAAACTTTCTACATTCTTCATCGAcgtttaatatatacaaaattgaattaaataatcgaGCATAATTACTGCTACGTACTaccgatttttaattttcttcgtaattatGGAATTTctcaatatatgtatatacaacaCGCAAAGTGAATAGGAATGATCTATCAGGATTTTCGGCTATGtcacattttaattatacCTCTTAAAAAAGGGGgggaataaaaattgcattgcCAATGCACATGCAACGAAGAAAAGTATTCAAACGATTATTCTTCTTATCTTTAGTGTGTAAAAATTAATGAGATACCATGAAAATTTTCGGTGTCCTTTAAACGATGTGTGAGGTAAGAAAGAAACCTTCAACTTACTTATCAAGTATTCGTAATATATGTACTGCGTGTTGATTTACGATCAATACAGCAGTAAATCAAATGTACAATGACTAGCCTGAAACAGAAAAGCAATACTACGAAAGAAAGTTGTTTACTTTATAACAGGCTCTCACTATACCGTTGTTACTCTCGTAGAAGCTGTGACTATGTCGCTATGACAATCTGTCACTCTGAATTTGCTTTCAGTTTCATCCGGCGTTACTTTGGTTATTTGCAAAGGGATATCTTGCTTCGGGTTGTAATTAAAAGGTGGGACAATGGCGGACGCGGGTGTACGCACACAGGACCCATTAACGTATGTTTGTGCAGAACCTTCTGCATTCGCAGAGTCTACTCTTATAAAGGAACCAAGACGTGATATTCGTTTCATAGGATCCACCTCTGTCGTGGAGGACTCGGTATGCTGTGATTTTCGCAGAACAACCGACGTATCAACTACATCTACGATGTCTTTCTTGTACGTAGAAGCGTCACTAGATTTTACAGGAATCTTGCAAGGTGCGTCGTTTGCGTTCATTCCGCTCAAGTCACAAGAGTTTCTGTATTTCACTTTACTAGGTTGTACGCCCATTATCAATGGCCTCTTCAATTTCGATTTGTACAAAGCTGATTCGGGATTATCATTCTCTTGGGGCACTCCTTCGAACGTGGAACTACGAAACAACCTAAAAGCTGGCGGATTGCTCACTGGAGATGGGGTATCCATCTCGTTAGCACAATTAACAGGCTGTAGCCATTGCCTAGTATCTGGTTTCTCAAACCGTTGCTTATTTTTACTCTCCTCTACCTTTTTCCAAAGGCTTGCAATTTTACTAGTCGCTTCCTTTGCCAATTTTCTAGTTTGCATTCCGGTCGAGGAGTTGGATACAATACTGGAATTACTGTTAGATCTCTGACCAAGAGGACCTACCTTTCGAAAGACTTTACCGCTTTCTATCTGTGCAGTATTTTGATTATTGGCTGATATTTTTGGAGTTGCAGTTGCTTTCCCTGTAGGTAATCGTTTTGGAGCCACCAGTAACGATAATGCTTTCGAAGATTGAATCTTCTCTGAAGCGTTTCCCTTTGACAATTTCGATTGGTGCGCTTGATGCGTCTTTGGCGTAAGTTTTGGTTTCCCAGTTGTTGGATGTACTTTGGATGTTGCACCTCTAATGGGTTTTGcgattttcgtttttatcggcgaagaagacgaagattCTACGGTGGGCGCATTCTCCACTTCTGGTTCGTCTTTGGTAAATGTTCCTTGTCGTTCCAAGGGCTTAATCGTTACGTCCGTCTTCGTTTCTTGTTGATAGTTCGAGGAAGAACACGTTGGAGGTGTGCTGTGCCTCTTTACGGACTTTGTGAAAGTTAATGACGATCCTTTCTGAGGAACTGATGCTCTTTTTGCAGCCACCGATaaaattttcgttcgtttgtCATCTGTTGAGCTGGGATTCATTTTAGGACttatatttgattttgttGATTCTTTCGTCGCTGTACCTGGGCTATTGTTATTTTGTCTCAGCGTGGTAGCTCTAGTTGCTCTTACAATAGGTGAAGTGTTGCTACGACCTATAGGTATTCCACTGACAGGATTCACCTGTTTCAATGGAGACGATTGTGGCGTTGGCTTTCGCGTAATCGGATTTGAGTAGAGAGCTTTTCTTCTTCCGCGAATGGCCTTTGGACTTTCTGGGTCTGATTTATCCGTAGCGTTAGAATCATTACTGGGATCTCTCACAATTGCTGGTTTGATTATTCGGGGCCTTTTTGTTTCTCTAGGTGGTCCTTCGGTATTATTAGATTCATCCTCGCTTTCAGTTTCCACATTATCTGTATACCTGATGTCTTCTTGCGACCTGGGTTCTTCGATCTCGATTGTTTCCTTATGAACGTCTTCTGGTTCTTGTACATTGTCCATTTGTTGAACACATGAACCTATTAGTTTTTTAGAGACGCCGTTGACAAACCGCATCCGTAGGTTCCGTTCTGATTCTGATTCATTTGATACTAAACTAATAGTCTCGCAATCTAGCAACCCATCCTCGCCAGTTTCATTTGTCTTATTTGATTCGTTTAATGTATTTAACACGATGGTTGCATTCTGTTCTAACATGGTTTGAATTTCATCCGATTCGATAGTGTGCGTTGAATCTGGTAATCTATCTTCTATCGCGTTTGTAGTAGTATTACTTTCTGTATCTATGAATATGCGTTCTGAGTCGTTTAAAGTTCTCGTACGATATctttccctatttttcttttgctcGGCACGCTTTTTAATCAACGTTTTACAAGTGGATAGTTTTGACAATGTGGGGATAGCAGATTTTACCGGGGACGTTGTTCCCGTTGCCTTTTCAGAATTCTCTTGTTCATAAGTAGCATTAACTTCCTGTTGGTTATTTTGATCTTGATTCATGTCGGGGAAGGGATTTTCCAATACCTGTGTTTGAAACCTAGCTCTATCTTCTTGTCTACGTTGCTTAGGTGTCAATTTGGAAAAAGGTGAAATTTTCCCCCGTGCAATCTTCTCCTGTACTACGTTTTCCTGtcgttcttcttcctttctgtcGAGTTCCGCAGCTATAGTATACGTCTTATATCTTTCCTTGGCCAAAGTTCTTTTCTGCTTTGGTGTTAAATTTCTGGGTAATCGCTTCCTAGGCGTGGACTCTGCCGAGCTAGTTACGCAGTATTCAGACGAAATTGGTGTAACTGCCTCGTCGGTATCACCTGCTTCGTCGATCCTGTCTATCATCACAGGATGTGGAGCTTCTTCGGTATGTAGTTCTGCGTCAATACACAACGTATCGCTGCATATAGTTTCTGTAGCTTGTTCCACTGTTGACTCATCCATTTCACATACTTCATTAAACAGCGAAGGTGGATTGATGTTCTCCAAATATTCACTCAAACTATTATTTGCACTATTCTGCATAGCTTCGGCGTAACGCATGCACGTCATGGATAGCACATTTGCGACAGGTTTTAGTAAGTCAAAAACAGCGTCGCTCCCGCTTAAGTTCTGCGAGTCTTGATCCTTAGAATCTGCCACCTCTGATATAATACTGGCCACGCTCAACATACTATTTTCCATGTCGCCAACGTCTGGTAACTCATCCATCATTGATGGTGGTTTGACGCTTTCTAAGTGCGAACCAGTACATTCATTCAACAAATTTTCGAGACTGCCGGTGTGACTCTGAGTTTGACTCAGAGCTCTTTTAGCTACGACACCTAAAGGAAGAGATTTCTTACGACAGCTTCGAGAATCTGTCGAAGATATATTCTTTGCCTGGATTGGAGGCAAGGACGTAGAATTACACCTGTCTCGATTAACGAACGACTCACTACAGTCACCCGAACCTGCGTAGCTAGCTGTCAGTGATAGTAAGCTTCCCATCGAGGAAGGTGGTTTTATTGCTTCTAAATCCATGGACGTCATACTGGTTGTATCTAGTTCGTTCTGTCGATTCATTTCTGCATCCACCGCTTCAGCTAATTTAATCGCTtctctttgaataatttttgaattgGTCATGTGCCCACTGTCGCTACTTGCTGTTTCATAACACTCTGAGGTAATTGTTCCTGGTTCTTCTGGTACATCGCTTTTAAATGAAGCGATTATAGGGGCACTGATACTTATGCTAGGAAAAGATACATCATTAGGAGAATCTTCATTCCATGTATCACTCAATATGCTCTGTTTCATTGCGCTCGAATCTCGTTCTCGAATTGCTTCCGTTTGTTGCACGAGAGTCGCAGTTAACCGATCTAACGAGGCGATCATTGCATCTGGATCCCTTTGACGCCGATATACATCTTCCTTCTCCACATATTTCGTTGAGTCTGCAGGTTTCTGTGCCAGTTTGTGCTTTGAAtcaactttttctttattaatgcCATCTATTTCACACGTGTCATTGTACATTTTGCTGCTTTCATcaaaattactaatttttcgTTCCCCAAATTCACCGTCGATTTCATTCATCGTGGTTTTATTTAGCTGAATATTATCCATAGTTTTCGTTAATCCAGGTTGGATACACAATTCTAACAGCGCGTGTTCTGATTGTTCCAcggaatcgatcgattcgctACTCTCTGAATCTGTAACTTTAGTATAAGATTGTTGCATAGACGAATTCTCAGTCGCTTTGTCTTTTAATGTTTTTgatgttttatcattttcccACTTAGCAGAATCATCATCTATATTTTGATCATTATCAGTAAGATCATTATGTATCAGAGACGACATGTCTTCGTTCGATTGGGTGTCGATACTAGATAGATATTGCTGCTGTGTTGGTTCTGTGTTAAACACTACTGTTTCATGTAATATCGGGCTATTCCTCAAGTTCGAAGGTAATGAGAAATTGCACAGACTATCATCGCCTAATAGTGAACCGCGTTCCGTGTTTCTTACTTCATCCAACTCATTCTGCAAAACTTGATTCGATTGTTGCACTGGAATTTTAGTTTCTATCAcctgaaataagaaaattcgaTGTTTATAAGATATGCGCATGCTTTTGTACATTTCtgaaattatgtttataaaaatataaaattgtgtgCACGAAATAGATATGTCACCTTTTGCATAAATTTAGCCGTACTTTGACTATAATCTGACACAATATTCATATTCGATAAGTTATCATTAACACTATCAGTACAAATATCAGGATCTACTATTTCTTCAGATCCCGATTGTTTTGTATCAAGACTGTTCATGGTAGAATCGACAGATGAATTGCACTCCATTTGATCTAGTGCAACGCTTGTTTGGTACCTGGTAAGATTGCTTTCATTTCGTGgaactttttcaaaattatttcctataaACGAATGCCTGtgcctaaaaaaaaaaaaaaaaaatgacgtaagaattatttttcaattaaaaattattttgtttagcgaaaataataaaaaaatgtggtaaatatatatgtcgaaCTCAACCTCTtcaatttcgatgattttttaatatatggAGCATGCATTCGCAAAATACTGTCGATACAGTGTTCACTACAGTGAATTCTACCTATAATCATGCGTCTGTGGCAGTGTATGCATCAGTATTGGTTGCCGGCCATCGACTGCTTATCTTCTGTTTATGAACGAGACTATAGTCGAGCTTAAAGGACCTATGCACAACTATATGTACTTGCCAGGCTGCAAGAAATGTCTATTATAactcaattaaaaattaatatcatcgATGTATGTATTGGGTTTAAGTCAGATTTCCAAATTCGGCCGCTgctgtattataaaaataataggcgaatgaataatcgatattattttacgaaataggGCAACTGTTACCATTTTATGTAAGCATTGCTGGCCGGATTAAAAATGCTaatctaaattttaaattctaaaacagatatttatttttaattaaattatagtagACAATTTTTACAGCCTCGCTAACTCACGTTGTGTACGAACCTTCATCTCGGATACCCCAGTTTGTATACATAAGCAGAAAATTCCGACCAGGTCATTTTATTCGGCAGTTTGTAACTAAACAAACGTATATGCTGCCACAGATTTGTGCACAATTCAACGTACAATTCTCTATGGTAGTAATGATAGTTTTTGCAAATACCTCGGAAATTAAGGCCGATCGCCAGTTACATAtataggaaaaagttgttcgGAATCATGCCTCCCAccacatattaaaaaatcatcgaagTCAGAAAGGTTGTTGTATAGTTAAGTTCGATTTGTACATTTACCAAGGATGTTGTCGATAATTACAGTACATTTATATcgaatcaaaatatttacctaTTATTTTGCAttccaatattaatacaaGCTGTAAGCAGATCTTCGTCGTCCTCATCGCCATCACTGACTTGATCTAAACATTCGGAAGAgttgtttatatttaatatata is a window of Bombus pascuorum chromosome 14, iyBomPasc1.1, whole genome shotgun sequence DNA encoding:
- the LOC132914034 gene encoding superkiller complex protein 8; this translates as MYSIVNKTENAHEDSIWTCAWGCLKKKKELQQDNEDSRESMQFNGNETVEYLVTGSVDDAVKVWEQKDKSLQLKYKLTGHSLGVVSVAVNSDGSKCASSSLDSSLKLWNLQTGEKISSIEVGPVDIWTVVFSPDDKFIVSGSHSGKIHLYGTDSGKQEQTLDTRGGKFILSVAYSPDGKYIASGAIDGIINIFDVTYGKVLRTLEGHAMPIRSLCFSPDSQLLLTASDDGHMKLYDVKDANLAGTMSGHASWVLGVAFAPNGQQFASSSSDHTVKVWELAQRQCLHTFNEHNDQVWAVKYNPQRNNMIASVSEDKSINLYECPLYDK
- the LOC132914032 gene encoding small ribosomal subunit protein mS27, giving the protein MLKIFRSGRKLYHEFHRTAVQKRSFLSEVYRCENAWKARLQFPLLQKYKPEDLFITLDNKFYVDGKVSAIDIDIFANTIQSKDQVEELLSIIQKLRKSAETTNTLDSTHHAVIRYLFDNDLTEQLMNVLHDRLKYGIFPDYVCYNMLMDAYIKKEDYASAAKVAILPMLQEDTDNLITNALSIYACHKYLEHTDTWQKPSEPIEDTKEEIKIRVNYLRNPFFDDHFDLTDPIDLIGKTLAFQGNFMNNTLGRTCQLRGLILYKKYQDASKSIKQWLNEVEGDIVYNEVFDLIENDKGKVHKEKATNEFEQLMSEVNVLKEKNLCKDNLIEALENNVKSAVEKQHDIDINDQLQKYTEWEGKRQLILDKQIEEINREAKLLEINKLKEEMKKQERFLTFFENEEEIELRIEEMEAKEKENMEKLLSIHGAQRKLKKLEGEKEYIPPML